A single uncultured Methanolobus sp. DNA region contains:
- a CDS encoding OB-fold nucleic acid binding domain-containing protein — MDEINDIYEKLGGVISKDDFTRKVEEKVEQMSGLCDIKTAAMLVAHDLGVNDTGSDQQIQKISGITTNSGNVKLIAKVMTVYPAKEFNRNDGTVGRVANLIVADETGSIHLTLWDDRADLVKNGEITIGQTFQIAGYVKEGYSGVEVNVGNNGVFCESDEKIEARIESKQIKDITNGMGDINLRARVLDISDIRTFNKRDGGTGKVANLLIGDETGKIRVTLWDELSDFTQQVEVDDSVEIINAYARENNFNQQVEMQVGNRGTIKKIEDEVEFRESFTPISDIIPGESYSISGQVSGLGEIREFNRDDGTVNMVSNIYVSDDTGRIRIALWGDHALLVDELDIDTNVEIIDAYSKSGFNDEIELSAGNRTRINIR, encoded by the coding sequence TGAAAAACTCGGTGGCGTCATCAGCAAGGATGACTTTACACGCAAGGTGGAAGAGAAAGTAGAGCAGATGAGCGGACTCTGTGACATTAAGACTGCGGCTATGCTGGTTGCACACGACCTGGGTGTCAACGACACAGGTTCAGATCAACAGATACAGAAGATCTCAGGCATCACTACTAACAGCGGGAACGTAAAGCTTATAGCCAAAGTAATGACCGTTTACCCTGCAAAGGAATTCAACAGGAACGATGGTACGGTTGGCAGGGTTGCAAATCTTATTGTTGCAGATGAGACAGGCTCAATACATCTTACATTATGGGATGACAGGGCAGACCTTGTTAAAAATGGAGAGATCACGATAGGACAGACATTCCAGATAGCAGGATATGTCAAGGAAGGATATTCCGGTGTTGAGGTTAATGTCGGTAACAACGGGGTTTTCTGCGAGAGCGATGAAAAGATCGAAGCGCGCATCGAGTCCAAACAGATCAAGGATATCACAAACGGCATGGGCGATATCAACCTCCGTGCAAGGGTACTTGACATCTCTGACATCAGGACATTCAACAAAAGAGATGGTGGCACAGGTAAAGTTGCAAACCTTCTCATCGGCGATGAGACAGGAAAGATAAGAGTGACCCTCTGGGACGAACTTTCAGATTTCACACAGCAGGTAGAGGTCGATGATTCGGTAGAGATAATCAATGCCTATGCAAGAGAGAATAACTTTAACCAGCAGGTTGAGATGCAGGTTGGTAACCGTGGAACTATCAAGAAGATAGAAGATGAAGTAGAGTTCAGAGAAAGCTTCACTCCGATATCTGACATAATTCCAGGCGAATCATATTCTATCTCAGGACAGGTTTCAGGTCTTGGGGAAATAAGGGAATTCAACCGCGATGATGGAACAGTGAACATGGTGTCTAACATATACGTATCAGACGACACAGGAAGGATACGCATTGCACTCTGGGGCGACCATGCACTTCTTGTAGACGAGCTTGATATCGATACTAATGTTGAGATAATCGATGCATACTCAAAATCCGGTTTCAACGATGAGATTGAGCTCAGCGCAGGAAACCGAACCAGAATTAACATCCGTTGA
- a CDS encoding CBS domain-containing protein: MVLNVHDDMETDVSIMEIENEMSVREIMSKDTFDIDTTASVLDVASRMAENGTGSIIVTENGDSIGIITEHDIMVKTVARNVLPSEMTAAEIMSSPIIATKPTTNIIEAAEMMVKSEIRRLAVMEGDKIVGMITDRDILAIAPGLNTILEGLIELHHENNIHKEPELERGICQRCGALVDSLTDVNGLMLCEDCKEEEGYYD, encoded by the coding sequence ATGGTCTTGAATGTTCACGATGACATGGAAACCGATGTCTCCATAATGGAGATTGAAAATGAGATGTCGGTCAGGGAAATAATGTCGAAGGATACCTTTGACATTGATACCACTGCCAGTGTTCTTGATGTTGCAAGCAGAATGGCAGAAAATGGTACTGGCAGCATTATCGTTACAGAGAATGGTGACAGTATTGGTATCATTACCGAACATGACATTATGGTAAAGACCGTAGCCAGGAACGTACTACCCTCTGAGATGACAGCCGCAGAGATCATGTCATCCCCTATCATAGCAACAAAGCCAACTACAAATATAATAGAGGCTGCTGAAATGATGGTCAAGTCTGAGATCAGAAGGCTTGCTGTGATGGAAGGGGACAAAATAGTGGGAATGATAACGGACAGGGATATACTAGCCATAGCTCCGGGCCTGAACACTATTCTGGAAGGACTGATCGAACTGCACCATGAGAACAACATCCATAAGGAGCCGGAACTTGAACGTGGTATTTGCCAGCGTTGCGGAGCTCTGGTAGACAGCCTGACAGATGTCAACGGACTGATGCTGTGCGAAGACTGCAAAGAGGAAGAAGGTTACTATGACTAG
- a CDS encoding RNA ligase → MKNSGILELNIEKVAEFLELPPSKISELIEKGNLKQNWDEYYDIYRFERHAPQLEDGTVLIDHHGTFELVRGFPKIKRAMLLKPALLNNFRDIPSVAVEEKMNGYNVRVVEFRGKLIAFTRSGHVCPYTTERVQNFLEPDFFREHPDLVIYGEMAGPENPYVQKDAYGIESLDFFVFDIRYKNTGEALPVHHRRELAEEYGFNQVRLFGDFSINSASLKITEIIKELGKKGREGVVIKDPVMVLQPIKYTCSQSNCSDLRQAFKFYNEAGRDYLYSRVIREGFQSHEWNESEEDFRERCLRLGESILRPMKSTIEQVESGERISDDFRIRVKDREAIFKFRDYLDRFGLYIALGEIERVGDEYVVEVRKVNKSTNDKTVAMLEGQLWS, encoded by the coding sequence ATGAAAAACTCCGGAATCTTAGAACTGAATATTGAAAAGGTGGCAGAGTTCCTTGAACTCCCACCTTCTAAGATCTCAGAACTTATTGAAAAAGGGAACCTGAAACAGAACTGGGATGAATACTACGATATATACAGGTTCGAAAGACACGCACCTCAGCTTGAGGACGGGACAGTGCTCATTGACCACCATGGAACCTTTGAACTGGTGCGTGGTTTTCCAAAAATCAAAAGGGCTATGCTCCTTAAGCCTGCCCTTCTGAACAATTTCAGAGATATTCCTTCAGTTGCTGTTGAAGAGAAAATGAACGGATATAATGTCCGTGTTGTTGAGTTCAGAGGAAAGCTCATTGCTTTTACACGCAGCGGTCATGTTTGTCCGTATACCACTGAACGCGTTCAGAATTTTCTGGAGCCGGATTTTTTCAGGGAACATCCTGACCTTGTTATCTATGGAGAAATGGCCGGACCTGAAAATCCATATGTTCAGAAGGACGCCTATGGCATAGAATCACTGGATTTCTTTGTTTTTGACATCCGTTACAAGAACACAGGCGAAGCCCTGCCGGTGCATCACCGAAGAGAACTTGCAGAAGAATATGGATTCAATCAGGTCAGGCTCTTTGGAGATTTCAGTATCAATAGCGCCTCTTTAAAGATAACGGAAATCATAAAGGAACTTGGAAAAAAAGGACGCGAAGGGGTTGTTATCAAAGATCCTGTAATGGTATTGCAACCAATAAAATACACATGTTCGCAAAGTAATTGTTCTGATCTAAGGCAGGCATTTAAATTCTACAATGAAGCCGGAAGAGATTATCTCTACTCAAGGGTCATTCGTGAAGGTTTCCAGTCGCATGAATGGAATGAAAGTGAAGAAGATTTCAGGGAAAGATGCCTGAGACTTGGAGAAAGCATACTGCGCCCCATGAAAAGTACCATTGAACAGGTAGAGAGCGGGGAAAGGATCTCTGATGATTTCCGCATTCGTGTGAAAGACCGTGAGGCTATTTTCAAATTCAGGGATTACCTTGACAGGTTCGGACTCTACATAGCACTTGGTGAAATTGAGAGGGTCGGGGATGAATATGTGGTTGAGGTCAGAAAAGTGAATAAAAGCACAAATGATAAGACAGTTGCAATGCTAGAAGGTCAATTGTGGTCATGA
- a CDS encoding CBS domain-containing protein: MNVKDIMSSPVYTIAPDETVAHARNLMLKHKISTLVVAEKEEMVGIVTKTDLGKRLAQAEPMWRRRPIDKIPVSMVMHENPISIYPGATAAQACELMIENGINSLAVVNREVLGIVTGTDIMRYYSEQDIKTKISEVITDDIVFVHRHHTINHVIHEMEENQTNYVIVNDDADEAVGMITTASVAFNLMSDNEGNLPSKNIKMTRRSTPAGVKEYRYVKEVPLVAEDIMTELPHVIDINNKATNAARIMLSEHTIALPVSNGGNIVGLISRRDIIRAVQQA, from the coding sequence ATGAATGTGAAAGACATTATGAGTTCACCGGTATATACCATAGCACCGGACGAAACCGTAGCACATGCAAGAAATCTTATGCTTAAGCACAAGATCAGCACCCTTGTGGTAGCTGAAAAGGAAGAGATGGTTGGTATTGTCACAAAGACAGACCTTGGAAAGAGGCTTGCACAGGCCGAACCAATGTGGAGAAGGAGGCCAATTGACAAGATACCGGTAAGCATGGTAATGCATGAGAACCCCATTTCGATCTATCCTGGAGCTACAGCCGCCCAGGCATGTGAACTCATGATAGAGAATGGAATAAACTCACTTGCTGTTGTGAACAGAGAAGTGCTTGGAATAGTTACAGGAACAGACATTATGAGATATTACTCCGAGCAGGATATTAAGACAAAGATTTCAGAAGTAATAACTGATGACATTGTGTTCGTTCACAGACACCACACAATAAACCATGTGATCCATGAAATGGAAGAGAACCAGACCAACTACGTCATTGTGAATGATGATGCTGATGAGGCAGTTGGAATGATCACAACAGCCAGTGTTGCATTCAACCTTATGTCTGATAATGAGGGAAACCTTCCTTCAAAGAACATCAAAATGACAAGGCGCTCAACACCTGCAGGAGTGAAGGAATATCGCTACGTAAAGGAAGTTCCTCTTGTTGCAGAAGATATCATGACGGAACTCCCGCATGTAATTGATATAAACAACAAGGCAACAAACGCAGCAAGGATAATGCTCTCAGAGCACACAATAGCCCTTCCGGTCTCTAATGGAGGCAACATTGTCGGACTCATTAGCAGGCGCGATATAATCAGGGCAGTACAGCAAGCATAA
- a CDS encoding sodium:solute symporter family protein — translation MESYQIFLILMAVYLLGLIGIGLYFTKKQKSVTDFWLAGRKISALGIGFSAASSWMTAGGILAVIGLYMVLGMGSIWSFVAPNILALLLIALLVGKIKHLPAITQPELLEQRFSSSIRAPVAIIIAIVMALFAVADIKGFSLVLSIFFGLEPIYAAAIVALAISVYVTLGGFSAVIWTDVVQFVMLATFSLIIAFVLVGAATSGSADVSPMSTSDLFGDVPAGWWNPFIVGVPAVLIAIFAIIPGWITEQDPWQRIWAAKDEKSARNGMILGSFLIFMIFGVACTAIAISLNHIYPEIPASFAEIGMGAMAAAEPALLVYIVSTLSPVAIGLCAVGLAAAAMSSADTFATSGGSCLSRDIYQRYIKPDATMKQMMTINRISVLIIVALATVLSFYIDSIIDVIHIATFIASAAYFFPLMGGLYWKRATKQGALAGLIVGAVVQIGLTAVDLANTAPFATAYLDTIHPVLSNHGVIVGMALSGVAFFGVSLATKPSDTVNLAPFFADEAEKLEKEAMIVDESDPEYKKLVKVIEKEVTGDRAIVKLNLEASATINWDRFVNELKNIHPSWVTPTGKDSVYRLTKADMLACVSLTRGDSEKEIWFAAEPLAADLDLSEKEFLIAFKQVAEAFANVGLLLTLPSDN, via the coding sequence ATGGAAAGTTATCAGATATTCCTTATATTAATGGCAGTCTACTTGCTTGGACTGATAGGTATAGGATTATATTTCACAAAAAAACAGAAGTCTGTAACTGATTTCTGGCTTGCAGGACGTAAGATCAGTGCATTAGGTATTGGTTTCTCAGCAGCATCTTCATGGATGACCGCCGGTGGAATACTGGCCGTTATCGGTCTTTACATGGTGCTTGGAATGGGTTCCATCTGGAGTTTTGTTGCACCAAACATTCTCGCACTTTTATTGATCGCCCTGCTGGTAGGTAAAATAAAACATCTGCCTGCAATCACACAACCAGAACTTCTTGAGCAAAGGTTCAGCAGTTCTATCCGCGCTCCTGTAGCAATAATCATTGCTATTGTCATGGCTCTCTTTGCAGTTGCCGACATAAAGGGATTCTCATTGGTTCTCAGCATCTTCTTCGGTCTGGAACCTATCTATGCAGCAGCAATTGTGGCTCTTGCCATCTCAGTTTACGTAACACTTGGAGGTTTCTCAGCAGTTATCTGGACCGATGTGGTGCAGTTTGTGATGCTTGCTACATTCTCACTTATCATTGCCTTTGTACTTGTGGGCGCAGCAACATCCGGTTCAGCCGATGTGTCTCCAATGTCAACTTCAGACCTTTTCGGTGATGTTCCTGCTGGCTGGTGGAATCCGTTCATAGTTGGTGTTCCGGCAGTCCTTATCGCGATATTTGCTATCATCCCTGGATGGATCACAGAACAGGACCCATGGCAGAGAATTTGGGCAGCAAAGGATGAGAAGTCTGCAAGGAACGGTATGATCCTTGGTTCATTCCTTATCTTCATGATATTTGGTGTCGCATGTACGGCTATCGCCATCAGTCTTAACCATATTTATCCTGAGATCCCTGCTTCATTCGCAGAGATCGGAATGGGCGCAATGGCAGCAGCAGAACCTGCTCTTCTTGTTTACATTGTAAGCACACTTTCACCGGTAGCAATCGGCCTTTGTGCAGTGGGTCTTGCAGCAGCTGCAATGTCCTCTGCAGATACATTTGCAACCTCAGGCGGTTCATGTCTTTCACGTGACATTTACCAGAGATACATAAAACCTGATGCAACAATGAAGCAGATGATGACAATAAACAGGATCAGTGTTCTTATTATTGTAGCACTTGCAACTGTTCTTTCATTCTACATTGACAGTATCATTGACGTAATTCACATTGCAACCTTCATTGCAAGTGCAGCCTACTTCTTCCCTCTCATGGGAGGTTTGTACTGGAAGCGTGCAACCAAGCAGGGTGCTCTTGCAGGACTTATTGTTGGTGCAGTTGTACAGATAGGACTGACAGCAGTTGACCTTGCAAACACTGCTCCATTTGCAACAGCTTACCTTGATACAATTCATCCTGTACTTTCAAACCACGGTGTTATAGTAGGAATGGCGCTCAGTGGAGTTGCTTTCTTTGGTGTCTCACTTGCAACAAAACCATCAGACACAGTGAATCTTGCTCCGTTCTTCGCTGATGAAGCAGAGAAGCTTGAGAAGGAAGCTATGATCGTTGATGAGTCCGATCCTGAGTACAAGAAGCTTGTCAAGGTAATTGAAAAGGAAGTTACCGGAGACCGTGCAATAGTCAAACTCAACCTTGAGGCATCTGCAACGATCAACTGGGACAGGTTTGTAAATGAACTCAAAAACATTCACCCATCCTGGGTAACTCCAACAGGTAAGGATTCAGTTTACAGGCTCACCAAGGCCGATATGCTTGCCTGTGTTTCACTTACCCGTGGAGACAGTGAAAAGGAGATATGGTTTGCAGCAGAACCACTCGCAGCAGATCTTGACCTGAGTGAAAAGGAGTTCCTTATCGCTTTCAAACAGGTTGCAGAAGCATTTGCAAACGTTGGATTATTGCTGACATTGCCTTCTGATAATTAA
- a CDS encoding ATPase domain-containing protein: MRIPTGIEGFDDLVQGGLLTERVYVLSGPPGSGKTTFGVQFLANGASAGEVGLYVTLLECPQNIINDMSNYDMNVPGLIKMQKLLFADLGPRMEYGYMDEVNEFITTDYNVGTTSIETEAPSPSMVFKEIAAYVSEYNVKRLVIDSVSAIRFTTKDLSLQEKEMSRFMRNLKKLGCTTLILSEMTDPTAYSIEQFAAHGVIFMHNFLYDRTMTRAVQVIKMRGTKHDCNMRSVSFSEKGLKVEGYLE, from the coding sequence ATGCGAATACCTACAGGAATAGAGGGTTTTGATGACCTTGTACAGGGCGGTTTGCTCACAGAGAGGGTTTACGTGTTAAGTGGCCCTCCAGGAAGTGGTAAAACAACTTTTGGAGTTCAATTCCTTGCCAACGGTGCAAGTGCAGGAGAAGTCGGGCTCTATGTAACCCTGCTGGAATGCCCGCAGAACATTATCAATGACATGTCAAATTACGACATGAATGTACCCGGTTTGATCAAGATGCAAAAGCTGTTATTTGCAGATCTTGGTCCTCGCATGGAATATGGGTATATGGATGAAGTTAATGAGTTCATAACCACAGATTATAATGTAGGAACTACTTCAATTGAGACAGAGGCTCCTTCTCCTTCAATGGTCTTTAAAGAAATAGCTGCATATGTCTCTGAATATAATGTGAAAAGGCTCGTAATTGATTCAGTATCAGCCATCCGTTTCACAACAAAGGATCTGTCGCTTCAGGAAAAAGAAATGAGCAGATTCATGCGCAATCTCAAGAAACTTGGATGCACGACATTGATCCTCTCAGAAATGACCGACCCTACCGCTTATTCTATCGAGCAGTTCGCTGCGCATGGTGTGATCTTCATGCATAATTTCCTTTATGACAGGACTATGACTCGTGCTGTACAGGTCATCAAGATGCGTGGAACAAAACATGACTGTAATATGAGAAGCGTTTCTTTCTCAGAAAAAGGACTGAAAGTAGAAGGCTATCTAGAATGA
- a CDS encoding stage II sporulation protein M: MTNNEGQNINEFSIGAKDIVWTCKVFLLSAFSAFILAMIAYILAFALAEPEPVSEVIMSTASAATSKVAVTSNYINPMWAIFFFNSLAACCAVIGTGLFMMVHRLLIGDIAMRPKSKHYAGLSIMMEKTMMPFYRALIRIAAVFDPDMSQIKNENDDRAGTIWQYCGYGKYEYRMFSYILPYTVPLLILIVNGMLMGILLAFFTFNGAVTGFELFGDKGIVLGLLYNVVYFFISIIPHGIIEIPAILVAAAVGYHFAYIQAHDVIKCDFFTGDGTESLLKDTGYIFETTKEYLLSSYTWKMMVLIVLTLLLAAYIETYVTLGIVDKVMMAIDGNLEPFLV; the protein is encoded by the coding sequence ATGACAAATAATGAAGGACAAAATATTAACGAGTTCAGCATCGGTGCAAAGGATATCGTTTGGACATGCAAGGTTTTCCTGTTGTCTGCGTTTTCTGCATTTATCCTTGCTATGATAGCTTACATCCTGGCATTCGCTCTTGCAGAACCGGAACCTGTAAGTGAAGTTATCATGAGCACTGCTTCTGCCGCAACATCTAAAGTTGCTGTGACTTCAAATTACATAAACCCCATGTGGGCGATATTTTTCTTTAACAGTCTTGCAGCCTGCTGTGCAGTTATCGGTACAGGGCTTTTCATGATGGTTCACAGGTTGCTGATAGGTGACATTGCCATGAGGCCAAAGAGCAAGCATTATGCCGGTCTTTCTATTATGATGGAAAAGACCATGATGCCTTTTTACAGAGCACTTATCAGGATAGCAGCAGTATTTGACCCGGACATGTCACAAATTAAAAATGAGAATGATGACAGGGCAGGAACCATCTGGCAGTATTGCGGATATGGAAAATATGAGTACCGCATGTTCTCATATATTCTCCCGTATACAGTTCCCCTTTTGATACTCATAGTAAATGGCATGCTAATGGGAATTCTCCTTGCATTCTTCACTTTCAACGGAGCAGTAACCGGCTTTGAACTGTTTGGCGATAAAGGAATTGTTCTCGGACTTTTATATAATGTTGTCTACTTCTTTATTTCAATAATACCGCATGGAATAATAGAAATACCCGCAATTCTTGTGGCAGCCGCAGTCGGATATCATTTTGCGTACATCCAGGCACATGATGTTATCAAATGCGATTTTTTTACCGGTGATGGGACAGAGAGTCTTCTGAAGGATACAGGGTACATTTTTGAGACCACTAAGGAGTACCTGCTCTCGTCATATACATGGAAAATGATGGTACTCATCGTCCTGACACTTCTTCTTGCTGCGTACATCGAGACCTATGTCACGCTTGGAATTGTGGATAAGGTTATGATGGCAATTGATGGGAATCTTGAACCGTTCCTTGTCTGA
- a CDS encoding CBS domain-containing protein, which translates to MEVKEIMAEPLAVDKSDTISHALDIMDKKGTRRLLVKHDGKLLGVLTMRNLTKELGTRKKGSKPASSLHVATAISDNFVKVLPDTKVTDVITLLVKNGGVAVVVENDQIVGWVTPNEILKNNNFTGFAGEIMQKSPIVAGPADRVSHVRRIMLDNNIGRVPIIEGDKLVGMVTEKDVAKAMRSFRDLVEGSKQESRIKNLIVEDIMKMGVKTVYTNTTTSDAARLMLEENLGGLPVMNLEGHMVGLITRRSIIRGMAE; encoded by the coding sequence ATGGAAGTTAAGGAAATTATGGCAGAACCACTGGCCGTAGATAAGTCAGATACTATTTCCCATGCACTTGACATTATGGACAAGAAGGGAACAAGACGTCTTCTGGTAAAACACGATGGAAAGCTGCTTGGAGTACTCACGATGAGAAACCTTACAAAGGAGCTTGGAACACGCAAGAAGGGCAGCAAGCCTGCTTCTTCTCTGCATGTTGCAACGGCAATATCCGATAATTTCGTAAAGGTACTCCCGGACACAAAGGTCACCGATGTGATAACTCTCCTTGTCAAGAACGGAGGAGTGGCTGTTGTTGTCGAGAATGACCAGATAGTCGGATGGGTGACTCCTAACGAGATACTTAAGAACAATAATTTCACCGGATTTGCCGGAGAGATCATGCAGAAGAGTCCAATTGTTGCAGGACCTGCTGACCGTGTCAGCCATGTAAGGAGGATAATGCTGGACAACAATATAGGAAGAGTTCCCATTATAGAAGGAGATAAACTTGTTGGAATGGTCACTGAAAAGGATGTTGCAAAGGCAATGCGCTCTTTCCGTGACCTTGTGGAAGGAAGTAAGCAGGAGTCCCGTATAAAGAATCTAATTGTTGAGGACATCATGAAGATGGGAGTAAAGACCGTTTACACCAACACGACCACAAGCGACGCAGCCAGGCTGATGCTTGAAGAGAACCTTGGAGGACTTCCGGTCATGAACCTGGAAGGACACATGGTGGGACTTATCACCAGGAGGAGTATCATCCGGGGAATGGCTGAATAA
- a CDS encoding EF-Tu/IF-2/RF-3 family GTPase codes for MTKIAIIGSEKSGKTTLAGKLGKKGNVTDVTMYDYAKNDSILTTIDATGYPVSVKPLITALNLSDIALLCIPPQGLDPQAAECIIALDLMQYKHGIVVLTKADSTYPFAVDELKAKLQKITTGTALENWDYMSISTTSSFEGMEELKELIFEMGAKVDEELRELDGLSPRIMIDQSFNVTGIGCVVLGVVEQGTINMKDKMLAYPTKKELEIRSIQMHDVDVKSAPAGARVGLALKGIQSKDIDRGFVVSKEETVTTNFVLSCRVSPLAKSFNVNDMLHLYVGLQSSPVRVVEINEAGNTVETAKPGKEYTLKLEGTKEISFIKTDRFILSNLDEKQRFIAYGHEQ; via the coding sequence ATGACAAAGATTGCTATCATCGGAAGTGAGAAAAGCGGTAAGACCACTCTTGCCGGTAAACTTGGAAAGAAGGGTAACGTCACTGACGTAACAATGTACGATTATGCCAAGAACGACAGCATACTCACAACCATTGATGCCACCGGTTATCCGGTATCTGTTAAACCTCTTATTACAGCACTAAATCTTTCAGACATTGCACTTTTATGCATTCCTCCACAGGGACTTGACCCACAGGCAGCGGAATGTATCATCGCTCTTGACCTTATGCAATACAAACATGGTATTGTAGTTCTCACAAAAGCGGATTCAACTTATCCATTTGCTGTTGATGAACTGAAAGCCAAGCTTCAGAAAATAACAACGGGAACCGCACTTGAGAACTGGGATTACATGTCAATTTCCACAACTTCTTCCTTTGAAGGAATGGAAGAACTCAAAGAACTCATTTTTGAAATGGGCGCTAAAGTTGACGAAGAACTAAGAGAACTTGACGGACTTAGCCCAAGAATTATGATAGACCAGTCTTTCAACGTTACAGGTATCGGTTGTGTAGTCCTTGGAGTTGTTGAACAGGGAACCATCAACATGAAGGATAAAATGCTCGCATATCCTACAAAGAAAGAGCTTGAGATAAGGTCAATACAGATGCATGATGTTGACGTAAAATCTGCTCCTGCTGGTGCCAGGGTCGGACTTGCACTTAAGGGAATACAGTCCAAGGATATTGACAGGGGATTTGTTGTCTCAAAGGAGGAGACAGTTACTACAAACTTCGTGCTAAGTTGCAGAGTTTCACCTCTTGCAAAGTCATTTAATGTAAATGATATGTTGCATCTTTACGTAGGACTCCAGTCATCACCTGTCAGGGTTGTAGAGATCAACGAAGCTGGAAACACAGTTGAAACTGCAAAACCTGGAAAAGAATATACATTAAAACTTGAAGGAACAAAGGAAATATCCTTCATCAAGACTGATAGGTTCATTCTTTCTAACCTGGATGAAAAACAGAGGTTCATTGCCTACGGGCATGAACAATAA
- a CDS encoding methionine synthase, whose protein sequence is MAEIIFDDIGSFPLPSGTSKEWMAGKFSGKKSDADLFKVINDAFMMKVDAGVDVPTYPQYQDMNEQFLSIIRDPKCTEEPFKVKVSDARIMELEAISKVAKTYREVNGEKLNVRVCVTGPLELYLKEFGGTEYVDILNLLGESVDRFVKNSLSVAKDFNIKTVSIDEPSIGINPQVMFSDNDLTKAMDIACSSAKKAGCDVEIHLHSPLHYKLACQTQNISVIGVESAATPSYLDLIDKKVLEDTDSYLRVGIARTDVFNLVSVLNDKYNTNVWKETKYFPEIIDEMETPQIISKRLSKAYSMFGESIKYAGPDCGLGAWPSQEIAAQLLSNVSKGMADFRKSSE, encoded by the coding sequence ATGGCAGAGATTATCTTTGATGACATTGGCAGTTTTCCTCTTCCTTCAGGCACATCCAAAGAGTGGATGGCCGGAAAGTTCTCAGGGAAGAAAAGTGATGCAGACCTGTTCAAGGTCATAAACGATGCTTTCATGATGAAAGTGGATGCCGGTGTTGATGTACCGACATATCCGCAGTATCAGGACATGAACGAGCAGTTCCTTTCTATCATCAGGGATCCTAAATGCACAGAGGAACCTTTCAAGGTCAAGGTCTCAGATGCTCGTATAATGGAACTCGAAGCCATCTCAAAAGTTGCAAAAACTTACAGGGAAGTGAACGGGGAAAAGCTCAATGTCCGTGTTTGCGTGACAGGTCCTCTGGAACTCTATCTTAAGGAGTTTGGCGGCACTGAATATGTGGACATATTGAACCTCCTTGGAGAAAGCGTAGACCGCTTTGTAAAGAACTCACTTTCTGTTGCCAAAGATTTCAATATCAAGACCGTTTCAATTGACGAGCCAAGTATAGGCATAAATCCACAGGTAATGTTCTCTGACAATGATCTCACAAAAGCCATGGACATTGCATGCAGCTCTGCCAAAAAAGCCGGCTGTGACGTGGAAATTCACCTGCATTCACCACTGCATTACAAACTTGCCTGCCAGACCCAGAACATCAGTGTGATTGGTGTTGAATCAGCAGCAACCCCATCTTATCTTGATCTTATAGACAAAAAAGTGCTTGAAGACACAGATTCATATCTCAGGGTTGGAATTGCAAGGACGGATGTCTTTAACCTTGTTTCAGTGCTTAACGATAAGTACAACACAAACGTCTGGAAAGAAACCAAATATTTCCCGGAGATCATAGACGAAATGGAAACCCCGCAGATAATCTCAAAGAGACTCTCAAAGGCATATTCCATGTTCGGAGAATCTATAAAGTATGCAGGCCCGGATTGTGGTCTTGGAGCATGGCCTTCCCAAGAGATAGCTGCTCAGTTATTAAGCAATGTTTCAAAGGGTATGGCTGATTTCAGGAAATCCTCTGAATGA